The Photobacterium sanguinicancri genome includes the window GACACATTCACACCAATATATTGATGATGGTGTTGAAGTGAATGAAGAACAGACGTCTTATGTTTTCAATAATGGTGTCGTTCTTCAGTATTGCTCGGAAAAAGACAGCCTAAACGGCACTCCAGAACATACCGCTGATAATGTGTGTGAAGAGTGCTGGATTAGCTATCAAGTAGTTGAGTCTGACGTTTATGCGATCAGGCCTATGAAGAAAGTGTTCAATAATAAGTGCCAAGAAGCCTTTTGGGTGAAGATTCAGCGAGAGCAACAGTTGGCACATTAGTTATCACCAAGAATCGGATAAATTTGGTCTACGCTGTGTAGAACAAGATTAATGAAAGGAATGGATGATGAAAGGGAAATGCCTTTGTGGAGCAATAGAAGCCGTTGCTGACGATCAACATGATGTCGGCTTATGTCATTGCGATATGTGTCGGAGATGGACCGGAGGTCCATTCTTTGCTGTTCATTGTGGACCGAATGTTACCTTTCTTGGTGATACCCCATTAATCTATCAATCTTCTGAGTGGGCAGAGCGAGGATTTTGCGGTAAATGTGGTACGCATTTGTTCTACCACTTATTACCGAAGAATGAATATATTCTCTCAGCTGGCTTATTCCAAGATCAAGATTTTGACCTAGAAAGCGAAATATTCATTGATGAAAAGCCTGATTACTACGCGTTCAGTAACGAAACAAAAAAGCTAACTGGCCAGCAGGTGTTTGAACAAGCAACAGGGAAAAGCAGTTAACTTAAAAGTAACCTACATATCTAATTAAAAAGGAATTTACTATGACTAGTCGTGTTTATGTACTCGCGCAGTTTAAGCCAAAAGACGGGAAAGAAGCCGAGTTGTTTGAGGTGTTAAAAGCATTAGAGCCAGACGCGTACCGCGAAGAAGGCTGTATCCAATATATGCTGACGCGCCAAATCGATCATCCAAGTGCAATCCGAAATGATTACCCAATCGTGTTTAATGAAATTTGGGAAGATGCGGATTGTTGGTCTGCACATGGTCGACGTAAACAAATTCAGCACTTTTTTGAAACCCAAGTTAAAGCAGAAACTGGTCTAGTCGCTGATGCAATTGTGACGGCTTACACCGATGAAGGGCATGATTTTGATGCGCCTATTTTTGAGTAGCTTTGTCTCAACAGCATCGCCAATTAGTTTATTTGAATAAGCACTGCCACAATGTAAGTAATGTCGAAGGCTACTTACTATCGGGAGAGGTATTATGCGCAGGCGTCACTTCCTTGCATTGTGGTCACTGTTGTTCGCGTGGCGTGCGAAAGCAAAACCAACCACCGCTAGCTTGTTAACGCCCCCTCAAGCGGAAGGGCCATTCTATCCCGTAATACCTATACCGAGCCGTTCAAATTTAATCGCTAATGTGCAAGGGCTGATAGGTAAGCCTTTGATTTTGCAAGGGCAAGTTCGCAACCGCCAAGGAAAGCCGTTACTCGGTATTCAAGTTGAAATTTGGCAATGCGATGGCGCAGGTATTTACGATCATCCTCAGCAGGCTAACCACACGGCATTTGACTCTCATTTTGCCGGCTTTGGTGGTGTTGAAACCGATAGTAAAGGGCAATATGCCTTTCAAACCTTGGTACCAGTGCCTTACAACAATCGACCACCACATATTCACGTTAAGCTATGGCAAAAAGATCGTGAACTATTAACAACTCAGCTGTATCTGAAAGGGCAGACAGGCAATGAATGGTGGGGCGGAGAAGAACGAGAGCAACTACAAATCGATATTGTTCAAAACGGTGAACACTCGGAGGCCAGTTTTGATTTTGTAGTGAATGCTTAATATTGACGTTAAGTGATAAAGAGTGCCATATAGCCTTGGTTGCTAGGCACTCTTTTACTTATTCAGAGAGGTATTACTCTTTGATTGTTACTTTCTCAATAACAATTGGCTCGCTTGGTACATCATCGTGGCCGCGCTTACAGGTTGTGCGCACAACCGCCATTTTCTTCACGACATCCATACCCGCCGTTACTTTACCAAACACACAGTAACCCCAGCCCATATTGGTTGTTGCAGTGTGATCCAAGAAATCGTTATCATCTAGGTTGATGAAAAACTGTGCTGTTGCTGAGTGTGGGGCATCAGTACGTGCCATTGCGATTGAACCAATTACGTTCTTCAGACCGCGATTTGCTTCGTTAGCAATAGGATCTCGTGTTGGTTTTTCATCCATATCCGCAGTGTGACCACCACCTTGGACCATAAAACCTTTAATCACACGGTGAAAAATCGTGCCTTCGTAAAAACCATCTTGGCAGTACTTCAAGAAGTTCTTAGAGGTAACGGGCGCACGCTCCATGTTTAACTCAATCTCGATGTCGCCCATGTTGGTACTTAAAATAATCATTTGGTTTAACCGTGTTGATAGGTATTTAGCGGCGCAGTATACGGAATTACCTTGTTAAGCGTAAAGTTATAAAAGAAAACGCTCAGTAAAGACTGAGCGTTTATTGCGTTTTTAAATCCTGTGACTTTAAGCTTGATGAATACTACTGTGCATTCATCGCTTTTAATTTATCACCGACAGGGCCAGAGAAGTTGTAGCCGTCGTGCTCATCCCAATTGATAGACCATGTCATCACGCCACCGAAGTTAGGGTAAAGCTTGGTTGGAACCACCGTGCCACACTTGGTACCTTTGGTCGCACAATCAAGTGCATCTAAGATGTTTTGTGTTGGCGCTTGGCCTGAGTTCGCAGAGCTAGGACCCGAGGGTAAACCGTAAGCGACTTGGTCATCACGCAGTGGTGCGAATTGCGTCCCATCAGCCAGTTTAAAGCCCTCTACCAGCATACGTGCTGATGCAACCATCATATCCACAGAACCTTCAGGTGCAGAAGCGCCATTCATGTACGGATTAGGCAAGCCACCGTTGTTGTATAGCTGAACATGGAGTAGGTCGAGGGTATCGCGTAGCTCGTTAATCAATGGAATATAAGCCCCCCAAATACCGCTGTAAGCTATCATGCCACCTTGAACGTATGGGTGTTCTGGTGCCATGGTTAAGTACATGTCACTGCCCATGTTGGTTTCGATTTGTTTAAGTGCTCGCGGTAAACGTGCTTGGATTTGCGTGCCATGAAGTAAGTTAGAACCACTTTCTAGGTCAACATCTAACCCATCAAATCCCCATTCTTGAATAATGCTGGTTAAGCTACTTACAAAATTAGCTTCATCGGTATCAGTATTTAAGGTGATGGTACCTTCCGCGCCGCCTAAAGACAGTACTATCACTTTACCTTGCGCTTGTAGCTCGTGAACGTCTTGCTTAAAGAGTTCAGGGCTTAATGCAGGGCAGCTGCTGTGCATGTCGCCAGCGTATAAGTTGAAGTGCACTGTACCATCGCTATTACGATCGTTGTCTGCAAAGGCAATATCAATAATATCCCAAGCAGGTGAAATTTCACGTAAGCGAATAGGGCAGCCAGCACCGTTTACAAAGTTGTGCCAGTAACCGATGAGGTTATGTTTTACTGCTGATTGCTCGACAACTTTTACAGAAGCAGCTGGGGATATGGCCGTGGCGCCGAGTGTATCTGTTGCTATCGCTGTGACGGTGTAACTACCTGCGGAGCCTGCTGTCCAATTGGCTTGGTAAGGTGCCGTGGTGTCAGATGCAACAATGCTACCGTTAACTAAGAAGTCCACTTTTTGGATTGCGCCATTAATGGCAGAGGCTGTCGCTGAGAGATTAAACGCCTTTCCTAAAGTAACGGTTGACCCGCTTACTGGTGAGGTCAAACTGGTGGCTAATGCTTGATCGCTTACACTGACTAGCACCGATGATTCTGCATTATTGCCTTCGTTATCCGTCGCAATCGCTTTTAAGCTAACATCACCTAATCCTGTTGCAAGCCAATCTGCCGCATAAGGCGCAGTTGTGTCTGTACCTAGGTTGTTATTGCCAGCAAAGAACTGAACTTGGGTGACACTGCCGTCAGCATCGGATGCAGAAGCGGCTACTGTGATACTACTGCCTGCAAGGATAATGCTGTTATTTGTAGGGGATGTAATCGCCACTTCAGGCACTATGGCGCAGATGCCTAAATCACTCCAAGCATCTGTCCAATGTTGGCCATTACCGGGTTCATAAGCCCACGCTGCGTTGGATGAGCACCAGCCAGCCACATCACAGTGATACTTATGGTTTAAGTTTTGTACTGTGTCACCAACTTGGTAGCTGTGTCCTGCAGTGTAGGTTGGAATGCCTTGGCATCCACCACTCTCAGAACCACCAGATACCGCCACTGTGATTGTTTCGCTAAATGTTGCGGTGTTTTCGTTATCGATCGCTTTTGATTTAAAGCTATGTGTACCTTGTTGGGCTATCCAAGTGTGTTCATAAGGCGCTGCGGTATCACTGCCGACTAAACTGTCATCGATATAGAAATCGACTTGTGAAATTGATCCATCTTTATCAGTGGCAGATGCGGCAAGAGTTAGGTTGTCATTTGCTCGGATTTGAGATGTGCTGGTTGGGTTCGTTAGACTAATTTCTGGTGGTAAGTTATTGGTTGGGTTAGATACTGAAACATTAACTGTTTTGCTACTGGTCGCGCCTTGGTCATCGGTCACTTTTGCTTTAATGGCATGGCTACCCGCAAGGGCAGTCCAATTAGTCGTATAAGGTGCTGTGGTAATTAGTGCTAAAGCGGTGCCATTTAATAGGAATTCAACGCTCGCAACAGTCCCATCAGGATCACTTGCTGCAGCACTGAGTATAACTGCATCACCTGTAGTAAATTGGGCATTGCTGAGTGGCGAAGTAACAGTAATGCTTGGTGGCTGATTATTGGGCGTGCCGTCGCACTGGCCTAATGCTGTCCACTCTTGCCATTGTCCTGAGTGTGCCGAAGGCTCATTTCCTTTCGTCCACCAGTTGGCTTTGTACACAATACTACTGCTTTGTACTTGATCATTCGTGCTGTAGGCGGTGCTACTATTCCAGATCTCAATCTGGGAGCAGTCCATGGCATTAGCTTGCCCAATAGCGCTTAAGCTACCAATGATGGCGCAAGCGATTAACGATTTTTGCATCATAATATCCCTATCAAATAGTGAATGTAATTACTGATGAAGATTGTTGTTTTTCCCTGCTAAAAAAGAGCTCACATCGAAGACGTAAATTAAAAGCCTTACAAGTTCAATCATTAGCTTGTTTAGGCCAAAAGAAGAGGTGTTTTTTAAATTAGATTCAATAATTTATATGACATTCACAAGCTTGTTAAAATGCAAAGTAACAATATGAGTTATTTGGAAGCAACTCGATGTTTTTTAGTACGGAAAAATAAGCGGTTAGATACAGCGGAAGTTAAATTTGCACCTGTATCTTATTGTTATTAAAGGGAGGTGATTATCTATAAATAATGGGAAGTGCGGTCGATGCTTCGATGGCAACGCCTGTAATCATGCTGTTTGTAGAGAATCATTTGGTTTGTAGATAGGTATATTGCTTTTTCGTTAGCGATTAGGCTTATCATCCAGTTCTAGGTTTTACTCGGGAAAGGCATCCCGAGTTATAATGATGCGGTGAGTTGTTTAGTTATTTACTTTCGAGTGCTTTTGAATCAAATGTTACGCCGTTCCAACCA containing:
- a CDS encoding GFA family protein, with translation MKGKCLCGAIEAVADDQHDVGLCHCDMCRRWTGGPFFAVHCGPNVTFLGDTPLIYQSSEWAERGFCGKCGTHLFYHLLPKNEYILSAGLFQDQDFDLESEIFIDEKPDYYAFSNETKKLTGQQVFEQATGKSS
- a CDS encoding putative quinol monooxygenase, with the protein product MTSRVYVLAQFKPKDGKEAELFEVLKALEPDAYREEGCIQYMLTRQIDHPSAIRNDYPIVFNEIWEDADCWSAHGRRKQIQHFFETQVKAETGLVADAIVTAYTDEGHDFDAPIFE
- a CDS encoding dioxygenase family protein: MRRRHFLALWSLLFAWRAKAKPTTASLLTPPQAEGPFYPVIPIPSRSNLIANVQGLIGKPLILQGQVRNRQGKPLLGIQVEIWQCDGAGIYDHPQQANHTAFDSHFAGFGGVETDSKGQYAFQTLVPVPYNNRPPHIHVKLWQKDRELLTTQLYLKGQTGNEWWGGEEREQLQIDIVQNGEHSEASFDFVVNA
- a CDS encoding peptidylprolyl isomerase, which gives rise to MIILSTNMGDIEIELNMERAPVTSKNFLKYCQDGFYEGTIFHRVIKGFMVQGGGHTADMDEKPTRDPIANEANRGLKNVIGSIAMARTDAPHSATAQFFINLDDNDFLDHTATTNMGWGYCVFGKVTAGMDVVKKMAVVRTTCKRGHDDVPSEPIVIEKVTIKE
- a CDS encoding Ig-like domain-containing protein; protein product: MQKSLIACAIIGSLSAIGQANAMDCSQIEIWNSSTAYSTNDQVQSSSIVYKANWWTKGNEPSAHSGQWQEWTALGQCDGTPNNQPPSITVTSPLSNAQFTTGDAVILSAAASDPDGTVASVEFLLNGTALALITTAPYTTNWTALAGSHAIKAKVTDDQGATSSKTVNVSVSNPTNNLPPEISLTNPTSTSQIRANDNLTLAASATDKDGSISQVDFYIDDSLVGSDTAAPYEHTWIAQQGTHSFKSKAIDNENTATFSETITVAVSGGSESGGCQGIPTYTAGHSYQVGDTVQNLNHKYHCDVAGWCSSNAAWAYEPGNGQHWTDAWSDLGICAIVPEVAITSPTNNSIILAGSSITVAASASDADGSVTQVQFFAGNNNLGTDTTAPYAADWLATGLGDVSLKAIATDNEGNNAESSVLVSVSDQALATSLTSPVSGSTVTLGKAFNLSATASAINGAIQKVDFLVNGSIVASDTTAPYQANWTAGSAGSYTVTAIATDTLGATAISPAASVKVVEQSAVKHNLIGYWHNFVNGAGCPIRLREISPAWDIIDIAFADNDRNSDGTVHFNLYAGDMHSSCPALSPELFKQDVHELQAQGKVIVLSLGGAEGTITLNTDTDEANFVSSLTSIIQEWGFDGLDVDLESGSNLLHGTQIQARLPRALKQIETNMGSDMYLTMAPEHPYVQGGMIAYSGIWGAYIPLINELRDTLDLLHVQLYNNGGLPNPYMNGASAPEGSVDMMVASARMLVEGFKLADGTQFAPLRDDQVAYGLPSGPSSANSGQAPTQNILDALDCATKGTKCGTVVPTKLYPNFGGVMTWSINWDEHDGYNFSGPVGDKLKAMNAQ